Part of the Nitrososphaerales archaeon genome is shown below.
GTCTTGCCTCTGATCAGATTATCGCCTCGAATGAGGCTAAGTACAAGTTCCCGGACTACAGGGTCTAGCATTTCAGTAGGCTCATCCATCAGAATGATGGGAGGGTTGAAGACCATAGCCCTAGCGATACAGACCATCTGCCGTTCACCTATGCTCAGTGTAGAAACTTTTTTATCCTTCTGCCCCGCTATGCCCAGACGGTTCAGAATATCCATCGCCTGGGCTTTACGCTGCTCATTCTTAATCCCCTTTAGTAGTAGAGGAAATTCGATATTTTGTAGAACGGTGAGCTCAGGGAATAACCTTTGAACCTGATGCACTATACCAATCTTTGTAGCGCGTAGGTCTGCGAGTTGATCATCATCGAGCTTGGTGATATCGAAGCCATCGAGAAAGATACTGCCCGAAGTCGGCCGTTCAATACCTGCAATTAGATTGATAAGTGTAGTCTTTCCACAACCGATAGGCCCCACGGCCGCTACAAATTCTCCACTCTTAATCTCAAGATTGAGGTTTTGAAATACTACACATCGAGTGAATCCATTATAGACTTTTT
Proteins encoded:
- a CDS encoding ABC transporter ATP-binding protein, whose translation is MYKKDKDKQTIAIQMKHVQKVYNGFTRCVVFQNLNLEIKSGEFVAAVGPIGCGKTTLINLIAGIERPTSGSIFLDGFDITKLDDDQLADLRATKIGIVHQVQRLFPELTVLQNIEFPLLLKGIKNEQRKAQAMDILNRLGIAGQKDKKVSTLSIGERQMVCIARAMVFNPPIILMDEPTEMLDPVVRELVLSLIRGDNLIRGKTVLITTHDRKIMEMAHRVIRVKKSIP